Proteins encoded in a region of the Streptococcus sanguinis genome:
- a CDS encoding DUF960 domain-containing protein, which produces MAFTNTLGRYASFGIMTSLPEEIVDSFWYIIDNNLKGVFELRPVLKFEIINRQGRVSLRFSQKNFNTIISFDLNYQFDPFFPRKVYIVDNKGKETIMLSDEYSLM; this is translated from the coding sequence ATGGCATTTACAAATACTCTCGGCCGATATGCCAGCTTTGGCATCATGACGAGCCTCCCTGAAGAAATTGTCGACTCATTCTGGTACATCATTGATAACAATCTCAAAGGGGTCTTTGAACTTCGCCCAGTCCTCAAGTTCGAAATCATCAACCGCCAAGGAAGAGTATCTCTACGATTCTCACAAAAAAACTTCAACACCATTATTTCATTTGACTTAAACTATCAATTTGACCCTTTCTTTCCTAGAAAAGTCTACATCGTTGATAATAAGGGCAAAGAAACCATTATGCTATCTGACGAATACTCTTTGATGTAG
- a CDS encoding DUF402 domain-containing protein, translating into MKLPKEGDFITIQSYKHDGNLHRTWRDTMVLKTTENAIIGVNDHTLVTESDGRRWVTREPAIVYFHKKYWFNIIAMIRDNGTSYYCNLASPYYLDNEALKYIDYDLDVKVFADGEKRLLDVEEYERHKKQMHYSDDLDFILKENVKILVDWINNGRGPFSDAYVNIWYKRYVELKNR; encoded by the coding sequence ATGAAACTTCCAAAAGAAGGCGACTTTATTACAATTCAAAGTTATAAGCATGATGGGAATCTTCACCGCACTTGGCGAGATACCATGGTACTAAAGACAACAGAAAACGCCATTATTGGCGTTAATGACCACACACTGGTAACAGAAAGTGATGGCCGACGTTGGGTAACACGTGAACCAGCCATTGTCTATTTTCATAAAAAATACTGGTTTAATATCATTGCCATGATTCGCGACAATGGAACTTCATACTACTGCAACCTAGCCAGTCCTTACTATCTGGATAATGAAGCTCTAAAATACATTGACTATGATTTAGATGTCAAAGTCTTTGCTGATGGTGAAAAACGTCTCTTGGATGTAGAAGAATATGAACGCCACAAAAAACAGATGCACTATTCTGATGATTTGGATTTCATTCTCAAAGAAAATGTCAAAATCCTAGTTGATTGGATTAACAACGGAAGAGGTCCATTTTCAGATGCTTATGTCAATATTTGGTACAAACGTTATGTTGAACTAAAGAATCGATAA